The DNA region TTTTATCCCAAAGATCTTTAATGCCTACCTTATCAAGGGTTTCTAAGGCTTTGATCTTGTCTTTTTTATCATAAAAATGAAAAAATTTTTGATTTACAAGCCCCATTAATACAAGCTCTAAAACTCGTATAGGAAAATTTTCATTAGCCTGCGTGGTTTGAGGAACATAAGAAATCAATTGTGTATCGATATATTTTTTTATATCATTTTTTGAGCTAATCAGTCCTAAAATAAGCTTTATAAGCGTTGTTTTTCCGCCTCCATTTGGACCCATGATAGCTAAAAAGTCTTGATCATCATAGCTTAAATTTATATTTTCAAGCACAGGCTCTTTATCATAAGCAAAACTTAAATTTTTAAGCTCAAAAAGCTTCATTTTTCACCTCTTGAAAGAGTGTTGATAAAAAATTTGATAAACTCTCGTAAAAAAGGATAAATTGTATCAAAGTATTTTTAACTTAGTATTATTTTTGCGTAAATTTTGTAAATTTAATTTTATTTATGATATAATCTTTGCTTATTAAATTTCATCGAGGGGTTTTATTATGAGATTAAAACTAGGAGCAAAAACAAGTTTAGCTGTTTTTGGTATGGTTGCCATTTGTATGATCACTATGGGCGTTATTATCATCAATAGCTCGACTAAAATTCAAGAATCAGAAAGCTCAAAGCTTGTGAGTAATGTTTCTAAAAGGGCTGCAAATTTAATTCAAGGAAAATTTGATGAGCTTGATGCAGCTTTACAGCTTGGTGTTTTATCTATCCAAGATTTACATGATAAGGGCAATGATACCCAAAGGGATATGCAAGATCAAATTGGAAATATCATTGATATAGTAAAATGGGCAAGACATATTTATGTGTATTTAAATGATCCTGCATTTACCGGAGCTAACATAGTTGATCCAAAATATAGACTACCAAATGGAGATTTTTTGGCTTTAGTAGAAGATCAGGATATGGCTGGAACAGGTGGAGTTAAGCTTTTACAAGCTGATCCCAAGGTGGCTGATTTTCAGGGTTTAAAAAATGCTCTTCAAACAGGAAAGCCATCTATTGGTGCTCCAAGACCAATTAGTGTTTCTGGAGAAGATGCAGCTATGGCTACAACTTTAAACTATCCACTTACTGATGCAAGAGGATCGGTTGTCGGTGTTATAGGTTTTATAGTGGATTTGGAGTTGATAGCACAAGATTTGCTTTCTGATAGATTATCAGTTTTTGAAAGTGATTATAGAGTGCTTACTGATCATACAGGCTTGATTGCTGTGCATCCAAGAGAAGATGTTTTAGGAAAAGGTTTTAAAGATATCAATACAGACCCTACTGTTGCAACCTTAGACAATGCTTTGAAGGC from Campylobacter sp. MIT 99-7217 includes:
- a CDS encoding metal ABC transporter ATP-binding protein — protein: MKLFELKNLSFAYDKEPVLENINLSYDDQDFLAIMGPNGGGKTTLIKLILGLISSKNDIKKYIDTQLISYVPQTTQANENFPIRVLELVLMGLVNQKFFHFYDKKDKIKALETLDKVGIKDLWDKKLNDLSGGQRQRVFIARALMSKCKLLILDEPTASVDAKTSVQIFELLNTLHEESIGIITICHDINIVLAYANKIAYLNKELFLHDNTAQNTKFIKHLYENHQHFCGVEMSLKTCFCIQDEAKY